The Suncus etruscus isolate mSunEtr1 chromosome 7, mSunEtr1.pri.cur, whole genome shotgun sequence genome includes a window with the following:
- the LOC126013886 gene encoding transcription elongation factor SPT4-A → MALETVPKDLRHLRACLLCSLVKTIDQFEYDGCDNCDAYLQMKGNREMVYDCTSSSFDGIIAMMSPEDSWVSKWQRVSNFKPGVYAVSVTGRLPQGIVRELKSRGVAYKSRDTAIKT, encoded by the exons ATGGCCCTGGAAACGGTGCCCAAAGATCTGCGGCATCTGCGCGCTTGTTTGCTATGTTCGCTGGTCAAGACAATAGACCAGTTTGAATACGACGGCTGTGACAATTGTGACGCCTACCTGCAGATGAAGGGTAACCGAGAGATGGTGTATGACTGCACCAGCTCTTCCTTTGATGG AATCATTGCAATGATGAGTCCAGAGGACAGCTGGGTCTCCAAATGGCAGCGAGTCAGTAACTTTAAGCCAGGTGTCTATGCAGTATCCGTCACTGGCCGCCTGCCTCAAGGAATTGTTCGCGAGCTGAAGAGTCGAGGAGTGGCCTACAAATCCAGAGACACAGCTATAAAGACCTAG